A segment of the Epinephelus fuscoguttatus linkage group LG23, E.fuscoguttatus.final_Chr_v1 genome:
TGCATCAGAGAGCTGCACGTTGGAAAGCCTCAACGAGATGTTcccatttttcagctcattCATGAAGAGGTTTGTCCTGAAGTGGAAGGCCGGGTCCTTCTCCGCAAAGGTCTCACAGCCCTGCCGGTACACGAGGGCGATCTTTTGATCCGTACTTCTGTGGAACCACTCCACTGTTGGGAAGTCACCATTATTGACATTGATGTGGCAGGGCAGGATGACCGTTTGGCCAGTAAAGGTCAGGATCTTCACTGGTGCACTCACCTTCTGGACGTCTCCTaggaattaaaaacaaaaaacatggtgTCGGTTAAATTCAGCAACAAACAGcatgaaaaaacacaacaaatgccAGACTTAATaagggtgggggaaaaaattaaTGCAGCATATATAGCGATACATGCCGACtcgcaaatacacattttaacacaacTTTTGGTGCTAGAATAATACAATCAATTGTTCTTTTgctccactagatggtgctgtagtttttttcctggtgaagtaagcagaggtctcagtcagcagtatttggcaggaagttcatctcAACAAAGAAGGAGACACGAGCACAAAATCAGAAACGTGCCATCTGTGATTAAATCAATCTTCTGGACTTGTTTGGTTTTTTAAcatggaaggaaaggaggacttggatatgGCACATGCAATTTGCAATGCGTGTCAATCGGCATATGAGGATACTTTGGGAACACGacgaacatgagggctcacctcacactccaccatccaAAAACAACATTGCCATTGACGGCCAAGCTAACGCTAAAGCATTCCAAGCTGTGCCAAAAaccaatcagcacagtttcaagatgaaCCCCCAAGATTAGTGTAAAGTAatatctccccttctgttcctgagtgaTGATGTTGAATTTTGGCCAAAAGAGTGTCTTTACagagcattatgatgtcacagtgacctctgaccttctgGATCTAAAATGCCATGACTTTATCATTTTGTCCTATGAGACaattgtgtgaaattttgtcataattagcatacaAACTCTTGAATTTGGGCCAAAAACGTATTTTGTGCAATCACAGTgacgtttgtgctaaatttgaagagaattgcattcacaagaatgagatagatgcaaggccacagtgacctttgatttTTCAACCATCAAATTCTATTCAGTTCTTCtataagtccaagtggacgtttgtaccaaatttgaagaaaatccctCATGGACCTTTTGAGATATTACATTCACAAGAATTAGAAGggcacaaggtcacagtgacctttgaccctctaCCACCAagttctaatcagttcatccctgagtccaagtggatgtttgagccaaatttaAGTAAATTCCCTCAAGACCCTCTTAAGATATagtattcacaagaatgagacggacacaaggtcactgtgaccttgacctctaaccaccaaattctaatcagttcattgctgagtccaagtggatgtttgtgccaaacttaaaaaaggaaaaaatgatccGCACACCGATAAAGCTCCCAATTAATTTTCAGTCAAGTGCCGTTTCGAGCAACGcaggctcttcctcagacttgtAATAGGATACAAACAGAAACGCCATCTTTAAATATCCACCGTAATCAGTGAGATGAATCACAGCTGTGTGCAAaccagacatttaaaaaaatgaaaaaatacagacaaagaTGTATTAATATAAATACAGTAGTCCAGCATAAACATGAAGAGTGACCTTAAGTACACACATATCTAGAGTACACATATATGTAAAAACGTCACCCTACATAAATATTAAAGTACACATCATATAGTACAAAACCAGCGAATACAAAATAGCCCAAAAGGTCCATACTTGCATAACAAATAGAGGCATATTATccaagatatatatatatatatatatatatatatacagtacaggccaaaagtttggacataccttctcattcaatgcgttttctttatttttatgactatttacattgtagattctcactgaaggcatcaaaactatgaatgaacacatgtggagttatgtacttaacaaaaaaaggtgaaataactgaaaacatgttttatattctagtttcttcaaaatagccaccctttgctctgattactgctttgcacactcttggcattctctccatgagcttcaagaggtagtcacctgaaatggtttccacttcacaggtgtgccttatcagggttaattagtggaatttcttgctttatcaatggggttgggaccatcagttgtgttgtacagaagtcaggttaatacacagccgacagccctattggacaactgttaaaattcatattatggcaagaaccaatctgctaactaaagaaaaacgagtggccatcattactttaagaaatgaaggtcagtcagtccggaaaattgcaaaaactttaaatgtgtccccaagtggagtcgcaaaaaccatcaagcgctacaacgaaactggcacacatgaggaccgacccaggaaaggaagaccaagagtcacctctgcttctgaggataagttcatccagtcaccagcctcagaaatcgcaagttaacagcagctcagatcagagaccagatgaatgccacacagagttctagcagcagacccatct
Coding sequences within it:
- the LOC125884306 gene encoding myelin-oligodendrocyte glycoprotein-like, with amino-acid sequence MKPMSDTELIVFQTAYRFTRALCRCFCVFAMPGRLFLVAALLSCCAGDVQKVSAPVKILTFTGQTVILPCHINVNNGDFPTVEWFHRSTDQKIALVYRQGCETFAEKDPAFHFRTNLFMNELKNGNISLRLSNVQLSDAGTFICKIIWSAPQEIVRIELVVAAVSSQNSQWF